Below is a window of Maribacter dokdonensis DSW-8 DNA.
CGAGACCGAAAATTACATGCCTTTGGCGTTAGATATTTCACACAAGATTTTGCATACACTGGCAGAACTGCGTAGAGAAGGTAAAGAGATTTCATATTTAAGGCCAGATGCTAAAGCGCAGGTTACTTTAGAATATTCAGATGCCAATGAGCCACAGCGTATAGATACTATTGTGGTTTCCACACAGCATGATGCTTTTGATGCCGATGATGAAAAGATGCTGGCAAAGATCAAATCTGATATTATATCAATTCTTATTCCAAGGGTGAAGGCACAATTACCGGTAGAGACCCAAAAATTGTTCGATGATCAGATCAAATATCATATTAACCCAACAGGTAAATTCGTAATTGGTGGACCACATGGTGATACCGGATTAACGGGCCGTAAAATTATTGTTGATACCTACGGAGGTAAAGGAGCCCATGGTGGTGGTGCTTTTAGCGGTAAAGATCCAAGTAAAGTAGACCGTAGTGCGGCATATGCGGCACGTCATGCGGCAAAAAATTTGGTAGCTGCAGGTGTTGCGGATGAAATTTTGGTACAAGTGAGCTATGCGATCGGTGTTGTTGAACCCACATCTATTTATGTAGATACCTACGGTACTTCTAAAGTTGGGTTGAGTGATGGTGCAATAGCTAGAAAGGTGGCTGAGTTGTTTGATATGAGACCTTTTGCCATTGAAGAAAGATTGAAGTTGAGAAATCCTATTTATTTAGAAACGGCCGCTTACGGTCATATGGGTAAACAACCAAGAACTATTACCAAGGTTTTTGAATCGCCATATAATGGTCGTATTGAAAAAGAAGTGGAATTGTTCACTTGGGAAAAACTAGACAAAGTAGCAGAGATAAAATCTGCGTTTAGCATATAAGAGTAAAGTGAAACCGTTTTGCACGGTTAGTACTTACACATCTAATGAATATAAAATGCCTCGTATTTTACGGGGCATTTTTTTGTGCACTGATTTATGGAACGATTGTAAAAACATCAAGAATATTTGGGTTGTTTTTAAGGATTGTTTTTATCGTTGTTTTTGGTGCTCAATAATTCATACAAGCCAATTAACACCTCTTCACAACAAGATTATATACTTTTACCACAAAATCTATTTTGTAGGAAAAGTATTACATATATTTATATAGTAATTATTGGTGAATCCCCAAGTTTTGCCAAGTTATAAGATAAAGAATATGTTAGTACTGTAAAATAAATTATCCATGTAAATACCGGTTGAAGTCCCAAATGTCTGCTTGTATTCCGCATTGTTAAAAAGAGTCTTTGTCTTTAAAAAACCTATAAAATATAAACTTAACCTACGAATGCCATGCTTAAAATGCCCAGATTTCTATTAACGCTTTTCATTGGTATATGGCTGCAATCGTGTGCAAAAGATACAGACCTTATTTCTGAATATGTAGTTTTAGATACCTCAAAATACGAATATCGTTCCGTAGAAATGAATCCGGAATTTAAAATTGAAAAATCTATAGAAAATTTAGAAACAGTTGTATTAATTCCTTTTTCTAATTAAA
It encodes the following:
- the metK gene encoding methionine adenosyltransferase; the encoded protein is MPYLFTSESVSEGHPDKVADQISDALLDHFLAFDPESKVACETLVTTGQVVLAGEVKSDTYLDVQNIAREVINKIGYTKGEYQFSGDSCGVISLIHEQSQDINQGVDRGAKEEQGAGDQGMMFGYATSETENYMPLALDISHKILHTLAELRREGKEISYLRPDAKAQVTLEYSDANEPQRIDTIVVSTQHDAFDADDEKMLAKIKSDIISILIPRVKAQLPVETQKLFDDQIKYHINPTGKFVIGGPHGDTGLTGRKIIVDTYGGKGAHGGGAFSGKDPSKVDRSAAYAARHAAKNLVAAGVADEILVQVSYAIGVVEPTSIYVDTYGTSKVGLSDGAIARKVAELFDMRPFAIEERLKLRNPIYLETAAYGHMGKQPRTITKVFESPYNGRIEKEVELFTWEKLDKVAEIKSAFSI